In the Chroogloeocystis siderophila 5.2 s.c.1 genome, GGAAAGAAATTGGTATAGCTCATTATGGTAAACAAAAGTATGCGGGTGACACGGTAAAACTGGCATGGATGGCGAAAAAGTAAATTTTTTTAAAGTTTTCTTCCTAAGTTGTGATTAACCGTGGTGTATTGCTAGTAACATAACTCATGCTGTGATTAACCACTTTGTTGTCTAACCTAAAAACTAGACAGGCGAAGGAGGGCTTTTACCGTGTACTGCTTCTCTAGCAAGGTTTATCATCGCTTCCACAGTTTGATATCTCATTTTATGTTACAGAATAATCGACAATGTTTAAAGAGAATTTTATAATTTTCTATTAACAAGGTGAGACTTTTATCTATTACAAAGAAAGTTTACTAACATAACAGCTTTTGTGCGATTTAGCAGTTTAATCAAACTAACATAATGACTACAAAACTGATAGAATATCCAAATACCAAGTTATGGATGGCAGCAATTAAGCCACCAATGTACAGCGTGGCAATTATGCCAATATGGGTAGGAAGTGCGGTCGCATTTGCTGAAACTAAATATTTTCACTCAGCAGTATTCTCAACTTTTATCGCTGCGGCAATATTCATTCTTGCTTGGGAAAATTTGAGTAATGATGTGTTTGATTCAGAAACTGGAATCGATAAAAATAAAGCTCATTCTCTCGTTAATTTAACAGGTAATAAATCGTTTATATTTTGGCTAGGGAACTTATTTCTAGCGTTAGGATTACTCGGAATATTAGCAATTGCTTGGTGGCAACAAGATTTAACGGTCGTTGGTATAATTTTACTGTGCTGTGTGTTGGGTTATATGTACCAAGGACCTCCTTTTCGCCTAGGGTATCAAGGTTTAGGTGAGATTATTTGTTTTGTTTGTTTTGGTCCATTGGCAGTCGCAGCAGCATA is a window encoding:
- the menA gene encoding 2-carboxy-1,4-naphthoquinone phytyltransferase, whose amino-acid sequence is MTTKLIEYPNTKLWMAAIKPPMYSVAIMPIWVGSAVAFAETKYFHSAVFSTFIAAAIFILAWENLSNDVFDSETGIDKNKAHSLVNLTGNKSFIFWLGNLFLALGLLGILAIAWWQQDLTVVGIILLCCVLGYMYQGPPFRLGYQGLGEIICFVCFGPLAVAAAYYSQTQSWSLMSLAASVIVGIVTSLILFCSHFHQVKDDLAAGKRSPVVRMGTQHSAKLLPWVGGSIYVIVGLFVILGIFPVWTLLSLLSLPFAFKLFRHVWQYHNQPEKVSNCKFLAVEMHFWSGLLLGLGFMLAAS